In a genomic window of Ignatzschineria indica:
- the ptuA gene encoding retron Ec78 anti-phage system effector ATPase PtuA has product MKRKEKEAVSELKPAEDHLQYHLAEEESSLLKNYAQAEEYLREVDLDGRASLSQNPYLQKAKLAFSRCESILNEATFKVRHIKIKNLRRLNELEITFDDRLTVLIGENATGKTTVCECLTKGLSWVLNAINREEPAGLEISEEEIKSGENRAEISLEVEVDAHNKIHFMLERSLQEGAIAHRSDFSELNAYAKVIRDCITFNDCNITLPLFIFYSVNRPNFVRGARKIHLHRASAYDYALDDKVRISDMIEWFVMLENLSRQDSGTELRDLLQFRALLEQTAEEFTQEHQNADPMKQALVDDMLSGLKVKIAETDEKIAALQCRPLNTAQKLKEIVNEIVCDLIPNATGIFVDRSTGKDRVVLSIYDELHDIQHLSHGQRSVLFMVADLISRLEILNPHLEDPRESPGVVIIDEIELHLHPTWQQTIIDSLLKIFPNMQFIITTHSPQVISTVHKDQIRFLKNDFETNRVRVHSPSFQTRGLSSDNILLRILNIADIPDVYEHQQYQQLEKMIENGLDETPEGEALYLMLEKHFGRESIEMEKLRHQKKLQQLKARIRNRRSAQESKE; this is encoded by the coding sequence ATGAAGCGAAAGGAGAAAGAGGCGGTTAGTGAGTTAAAGCCGGCAGAAGATCATTTGCAGTATCACTTAGCGGAGGAGGAGTCTTCTCTACTAAAAAATTATGCACAAGCAGAAGAGTATCTTCGAGAGGTAGATCTCGATGGACGGGCTTCTCTCTCTCAAAATCCTTATCTACAGAAAGCAAAACTAGCTTTCTCTCGTTGTGAATCGATTCTCAATGAGGCGACCTTTAAAGTTCGCCATATTAAGATTAAGAATCTTCGCCGATTAAATGAGTTAGAGATCACCTTTGATGATCGACTCACCGTTTTGATTGGGGAGAATGCTACTGGAAAAACAACGGTTTGTGAATGTTTAACAAAGGGGCTCTCTTGGGTTCTCAATGCGATCAATCGAGAGGAGCCTGCTGGGCTTGAGATTTCGGAAGAGGAGATTAAAAGTGGAGAGAATAGAGCTGAGATCTCACTTGAGGTAGAGGTGGATGCGCATAATAAAATCCACTTTATGCTTGAACGCTCTTTGCAAGAAGGGGCGATAGCACACCGCTCCGATTTTAGTGAACTCAATGCGTATGCGAAGGTGATTCGTGATTGTATAACCTTTAATGATTGCAATATTACGCTACCCCTCTTTATCTTCTATAGTGTCAATCGCCCCAATTTTGTTCGTGGTGCGCGCAAAATACATCTCCATCGTGCAAGTGCTTATGATTATGCGCTAGATGATAAAGTTCGTATCTCCGATATGATTGAGTGGTTTGTGATGTTAGAGAATCTTTCGCGGCAAGACTCAGGAACGGAACTTCGCGATCTTCTACAATTTAGAGCGTTATTAGAGCAGACAGCAGAAGAGTTTACCCAAGAGCATCAAAATGCTGATCCTATGAAGCAGGCGCTTGTTGATGATATGCTTTCAGGATTAAAAGTGAAGATTGCAGAGACAGATGAAAAAATTGCTGCTCTGCAGTGTCGCCCGCTCAATACCGCACAGAAGTTAAAAGAGATCGTTAATGAGATTGTCTGTGATCTGATCCCGAATGCCACAGGGATCTTTGTTGATCGTTCCACAGGAAAGGATCGGGTTGTTCTCTCAATCTATGATGAGTTACATGATATCCAACATCTTTCACATGGACAGCGCTCGGTTCTCTTTATGGTTGCTGATCTTATCTCTCGGTTAGAGATCTTAAATCCCCATCTAGAAGATCCAAGGGAGAGCCCCGGCGTTGTGATTATCGATGAGATCGAGCTTCATCTCCATCCTACTTGGCAGCAGACGATTATCGACTCGCTTTTGAAGATCTTTCCCAATATGCAATTTATTATTACAACGCATAGCCCACAGGTGATCTCCACAGTTCATAAAGATCAAATTCGTTTCTTGAAGAATGATTTTGAGACCAATCGCGTGCGCGTACATTCCCCAAGTTTTCAGACTCGTGGACTCTCTTCCGATAATATCCTATTGCGCATTCTCAATATTGCAGATATCCCCGATGTCTATGAACATCAGCAATATCAGCAGTTAGAGAAGATGATAGAGAATGGTTTAGATGAAACGCCGGAGGGAGAAGCGCTCTATCTAATGTTAG